The following are encoded together in the Zingiber officinale cultivar Zhangliang chromosome 8A, Zo_v1.1, whole genome shotgun sequence genome:
- the LOC122011997 gene encoding protein DMP4-like, producing MAPETNDVEEALLAPTTVAIDKDEEEQTSAIQRAISQTFKSTSHLAKLLPTGTVLAFQLLSPIFTDAGHCLDSNRTMTAYLIALCGLSCIALSFSDSFVDAKGKVRYGFATRRGLWVIDGTEKLPLEKAMKYRIQLIDFVHAFASVSVFAAVALFDQNVVSCFYPIPSEETKQVLTCLPVAIGVISSMLFVTFPTTRHGIGFPLLSPN from the coding sequence ATGGCTCCCGAGACAAACGACGTGGAGGAAGCTCTCTTGGCTCCGACGACAGTAGCGATAGATAAGGACGAGGAGGAGCAGACGAGCGCGATACAGAGAGCCATCAGCCAGACGTTCAAAAGCACATCCCACCTCGCGAAACTCCTGCCGACCGGAACCGTGCTGGCGTTTCAGCTTCTCTCCCCCATCTTCACCGACGCAGGCCATTGCCTGGATTCCAACAGGACCATGACTGCCTACCTAATCGCGCTCTGCGGGCTGTCTTGCATCGCCCTTAGCTTCAGCGATAGCTTTGTGGATGCGAAAGGGAAGGTGCGGTATGGCTTCGCGACTCGGAGAGGCCTGTGGGTGATCGATGGAACAGAGAAGCTGCCATTGGAGAAGGCAATGAAGTACAGGATACAGCTCATCGACTTCGTGCATGCCTTCGCCTCTGTATCAGTCTTCGCGGCGGTCGCTTTGTTCGACCAAAATGTGGTTTCCTGCTTCTACCCGATCCCATCGGAGGAGACGAAGCAGGTGCTGACGTGCTTGCCAGTGGCCATCGGAGTAATCAGCAGTATGTTATTTGTAACTTTCCCAACAACACGCCATGGCATTGGCTTTCCACTACTTTCCCCTAATTGA